In Notolabrus celidotus isolate fNotCel1 chromosome 8, fNotCel1.pri, whole genome shotgun sequence, a genomic segment contains:
- the neil3 gene encoding endonuclease 8-like 3 isoform X1: protein MVEGPGCTLNGEKIRAKVQKGQKVKEMRGSLISNAVSHVIKTDVTPAFCFWTLLSLCLCLLCSQKNSSGGNALQRFNGCQYSGVETLGKELFMYFGPKALRVHFGMNGSMRINPVVRKERTGSLPVLELRLTSDAVCFYDSTVEIRLTEDCEQRVRAMECLDVCSPKFGFSRSEDAVRSQRGRMLCDVLLDQAVMPGVGNIIKNEALFDSGLHPAVKVHQLRDEQIHHLVKMTRDFTLLFYKCRKSGSPLYKHYKVYKRPQCGQCSDVISVCRLGDNGRMTYFCGRCQKADPSGVDISTLPARNSLIGWVYSDRTNDSVAKKEEEDWACQLCTLVNQPAAKACDACLTPRPEACKDDVSAEASPFTADLIKYPCIAFAKPQEELKVNWRSALGTTTLVFSDLSKKPKPVNSPLSPAGSHLNSLATERGLYKYNVCQGTTSPNYASGGWQKQSAERTNRESLASYSQPSKKMRIDHSPFSSNNAQNGTPNSRSASTSKTEATSRGSSVSPSPSMPCCASHRRPAVLRTVQKDGDNKGRQFYSCSLPRETKCDFFEWADLHFPFCHHGKRCLMRTVLKLGPNNGRNFYTCSFQKGKQCDFFQWAANGPGIAILPGC, encoded by the exons ATGGTTGAAGGTCCTGGCTGCACATTAAACGGAGAGAAGATCCGCGCTAAAGTccagaaaggacagaaagtgaAGGAGATGAGAGGCAGTCTGATAAGCAACGCGGTAAGTCATGTAATCAAAACTGATGTAACACCAGCGTTTTGCTTCTGGACGTtgttgagtttgtgtttgtgtttgttgtgttcacAGAAAAACAGCTCAGGGGGAAATGCCTTGCAGCGTTTTAATGGTTGTCAGTACAGCGGGGTTGAAACTCTGGGCAAGGAGCTCTTCATGTACTTTGGTCCAAAAGCTTTGAG GGTCCACTTTGGTATGAATGGATCAATGCGTATAAACCCTGTTGTGAGGAAGGAGAGGACTGGCTCCTTACCGGTGCTGGAACTACGCCTGACTAGCGACGCCGTGTGCTTCTATGACAGCACTGTGGAAATAAG GTTAACAGAGGACTGCGAGCAAAGGGTGAGGGCTATGGAGTGTCTGGATGTCTGCTCCCCCAAATTCGGCTTCTCCCGCTCCGAGGATGCTGTGCGGAGCCAGAGAGGCAGGATGCTCTGTGACGTTCTCCTAGATCAGGCCGTCATGCCGGGAGTCGGCAACATCATTAAAAACGAAGCCCTGTTTGACTCGGGCCTCCACCCAGCCGTGAAG GTTCACCAGCTGAGAGACGAGCAGATTCATCACTTGGTGAAGATGACACGTGATTTTACCCTTTTGTTTTACAAG TGTCGCAAATCTGGCTCTCCTCtctacaaacattacaaagtcTACAAGCGTCCCCAGTGCGGCCAGTGCTCTGATGTCATCTCAGTCTGTCGTCTAGGAGACAACGGGAGGATGACTTACTTCTGCGGGCGCTGTCAGAAAGCAGATCCCAGCGGGGTTGACATCAG TACGCTTCCTGCCAGGAACAGTCTGATTGGCTGGGTCTACAGTGACAGAACCAATGACAGCGTGGctaagaaggaggaagaggactggGCCTGTCAGCTCTGCACGCTCGTCAACCAGCCGGCAGCTAAAGCCTGTGATGCCTGCCTCACTCCCAGACCTGAGG CCTGCAAAGACGACGTTAGCGCTGAAGCATCACCCTTCACTGCTGATTTGATTAAATACCCCTGCATCGCCTTCGCAAAGCCACAAGAGGAGCTCAAAGTCAACTGGAGGTCTGCGTTGGGGACTACCACCCTTGTTTTCTCTGACTTGAGCAAGAAGCCAAAGCCTGTAAACTCCCCTCTGTCCCCAGCCGGCAGTCATTTGAATTCCTTGGCGACAGAGCGTGGTTTATATAAATACAACGTCTGCCAAGGGACAACAAGCCCCAATTATGCCTCTGGTGGCTGGCAGAAGCAAAGTGCCGAGCGCACCAATAGGGAATCGCTGGCCTCCTACAGTCAGCCATCCAAGAAAATGAGAATTGATCACAGTCCCTTTTCCAGTAACAATGCTCAAAATGGAACCCCCAACTCACG TTCTGCCAGTACAAGCAAAACAGAAGCGACAAGCCGCGGCTCCTCCGTTTCTCCCAGTCCCAGCATGCCTTGTTGTGCATCCCATCGCCGTCCAGCTGTCCTCAGGACGGTCCAGAAGGACGGAGATAACAAGGGACGGCAGTTCTACTCCTGCTCGCTCCCCAGAGAGACAAAGTGTGACTTCTTTGAG TGGGCTGACTTGCACTTTCCTTTTTGTCACCATGGGAAACGCTGTTTAATGAGGACTGTTCTGAAACTAGGACCCAACAATGGCCGGAATTTCTACACCTGCAGCTTTCAAAAGGGTAAACAGTGTGACTTTTTCCAGTGGGCAGCGAATGGACCGGGGATCGCCATCCTCCCTGGTTGTTGA
- the neil3 gene encoding endonuclease 8-like 3 isoform X2, giving the protein MVEGPGCTLNGEKIRAKVQKGQKVKEMRGSLISNAKNSSGGNALQRFNGCQYSGVETLGKELFMYFGPKALRVHFGMNGSMRINPVVRKERTGSLPVLELRLTSDAVCFYDSTVEIRLTEDCEQRVRAMECLDVCSPKFGFSRSEDAVRSQRGRMLCDVLLDQAVMPGVGNIIKNEALFDSGLHPAVKVHQLRDEQIHHLVKMTRDFTLLFYKCRKSGSPLYKHYKVYKRPQCGQCSDVISVCRLGDNGRMTYFCGRCQKADPSGVDISTLPARNSLIGWVYSDRTNDSVAKKEEEDWACQLCTLVNQPAAKACDACLTPRPEACKDDVSAEASPFTADLIKYPCIAFAKPQEELKVNWRSALGTTTLVFSDLSKKPKPVNSPLSPAGSHLNSLATERGLYKYNVCQGTTSPNYASGGWQKQSAERTNRESLASYSQPSKKMRIDHSPFSSNNAQNGTPNSRSASTSKTEATSRGSSVSPSPSMPCCASHRRPAVLRTVQKDGDNKGRQFYSCSLPRETKCDFFEWADLHFPFCHHGKRCLMRTVLKLGPNNGRNFYTCSFQKGKQCDFFQWAANGPGIAILPGC; this is encoded by the exons ATGGTTGAAGGTCCTGGCTGCACATTAAACGGAGAGAAGATCCGCGCTAAAGTccagaaaggacagaaagtgaAGGAGATGAGAGGCAGTCTGATAAGCAACGCG AAAAACAGCTCAGGGGGAAATGCCTTGCAGCGTTTTAATGGTTGTCAGTACAGCGGGGTTGAAACTCTGGGCAAGGAGCTCTTCATGTACTTTGGTCCAAAAGCTTTGAG GGTCCACTTTGGTATGAATGGATCAATGCGTATAAACCCTGTTGTGAGGAAGGAGAGGACTGGCTCCTTACCGGTGCTGGAACTACGCCTGACTAGCGACGCCGTGTGCTTCTATGACAGCACTGTGGAAATAAG GTTAACAGAGGACTGCGAGCAAAGGGTGAGGGCTATGGAGTGTCTGGATGTCTGCTCCCCCAAATTCGGCTTCTCCCGCTCCGAGGATGCTGTGCGGAGCCAGAGAGGCAGGATGCTCTGTGACGTTCTCCTAGATCAGGCCGTCATGCCGGGAGTCGGCAACATCATTAAAAACGAAGCCCTGTTTGACTCGGGCCTCCACCCAGCCGTGAAG GTTCACCAGCTGAGAGACGAGCAGATTCATCACTTGGTGAAGATGACACGTGATTTTACCCTTTTGTTTTACAAG TGTCGCAAATCTGGCTCTCCTCtctacaaacattacaaagtcTACAAGCGTCCCCAGTGCGGCCAGTGCTCTGATGTCATCTCAGTCTGTCGTCTAGGAGACAACGGGAGGATGACTTACTTCTGCGGGCGCTGTCAGAAAGCAGATCCCAGCGGGGTTGACATCAG TACGCTTCCTGCCAGGAACAGTCTGATTGGCTGGGTCTACAGTGACAGAACCAATGACAGCGTGGctaagaaggaggaagaggactggGCCTGTCAGCTCTGCACGCTCGTCAACCAGCCGGCAGCTAAAGCCTGTGATGCCTGCCTCACTCCCAGACCTGAGG CCTGCAAAGACGACGTTAGCGCTGAAGCATCACCCTTCACTGCTGATTTGATTAAATACCCCTGCATCGCCTTCGCAAAGCCACAAGAGGAGCTCAAAGTCAACTGGAGGTCTGCGTTGGGGACTACCACCCTTGTTTTCTCTGACTTGAGCAAGAAGCCAAAGCCTGTAAACTCCCCTCTGTCCCCAGCCGGCAGTCATTTGAATTCCTTGGCGACAGAGCGTGGTTTATATAAATACAACGTCTGCCAAGGGACAACAAGCCCCAATTATGCCTCTGGTGGCTGGCAGAAGCAAAGTGCCGAGCGCACCAATAGGGAATCGCTGGCCTCCTACAGTCAGCCATCCAAGAAAATGAGAATTGATCACAGTCCCTTTTCCAGTAACAATGCTCAAAATGGAACCCCCAACTCACG TTCTGCCAGTACAAGCAAAACAGAAGCGACAAGCCGCGGCTCCTCCGTTTCTCCCAGTCCCAGCATGCCTTGTTGTGCATCCCATCGCCGTCCAGCTGTCCTCAGGACGGTCCAGAAGGACGGAGATAACAAGGGACGGCAGTTCTACTCCTGCTCGCTCCCCAGAGAGACAAAGTGTGACTTCTTTGAG TGGGCTGACTTGCACTTTCCTTTTTGTCACCATGGGAAACGCTGTTTAATGAGGACTGTTCTGAAACTAGGACCCAACAATGGCCGGAATTTCTACACCTGCAGCTTTCAAAAGGGTAAACAGTGTGACTTTTTCCAGTGGGCAGCGAATGGACCGGGGATCGCCATCCTCCCTGGTTGTTGA